Genomic window (Eptesicus fuscus isolate TK198812 chromosome 17, DD_ASM_mEF_20220401, whole genome shotgun sequence):
TGTAGCGAGTCTGACTTTTTAAGTCTCTTTCTTTGATGCCGTGCCCTCTTACTAGAAGGTTCCACAGATTGCCAATTCTCACTTAAATTCTGTGCATCAAATTCTGGATCACTTAAAGAATTTTCTGCTTTCCTCTTGCACTGCCTGGGCCTCTTTTTATTAGGACTTACCCCTGGATTTGAGTTCATGCCTTCTAATGCACTGTCCCCCGTcggtttctcttcttttcttttaggtGGTAGACCAAAATACACCCCTATATCCATTTGCTTCATTACCTTCGTAGAACTCTGTGTTGCATTACACTGAGAACCAGATGGCAACATGTTCAAAGACTTAGCCGAAGTAGCTGTCCTCGAAAATGTCTCTGTATTTAGCACTGCAACTTGACTGTCTCGCTTACCACCTAATGCTTTTCTGCAGGAACATGCTGAGTCAGCATTATTCTTAGTACTGAAGTTCTTACTTGGTAATTCTCTAATTTTACTTTGGGTTGGATGGAAAGAAAGACACCCTCCTCGGGCCTGGCTTTCAAAAGCTTTCGGCATTTTACTCTTAAGTAATGGAAGAGAAATGTGATTGTAAACAGCTGATTCTTCAattatctgtttttgtttatttgatggaGAGGAGAGAACTTCTGGCTCATCAGGTTTTGCTGCAGTGGCCTGACAACTAGAAGAAGCAAGTCCCCCTGCCAATGCAGGTGGAAACAAGAAGAAACCATCATCAGTATATGCTGGATCATGACATAAAATAATCCCCTCATTTGGGAAAAGAGGTTGAGATGAATCATTCAGAGTGCCGTATGTATACAATTCTTCATTGTATCTCTCTTGAGTTAAGAAGCTATTCATTTCGGAGCCACTCTCCTGCTGATTCCTCAGTAAGGGACAGTGgacatttttaaacaaagtacAGCCGTTGTCATCTTCTTCTGGGCTGCCACCTTTAGAGCTTTCTGTAAAAAACAGCTCCTGTTGTGCATCATCCAGCTTTTCATCTGTATCGTAAGtttcttcatcactttgaagAGGAGAATAGGAGATTTCACAGTCGCTCAAGTCATTTTCTGGCCATGGCAAATTGGTGTGTTCTGAGTTGTTTTGGCTGTCTAGTCTTCCGGCGAGAAGCAAACCAGCTCCTACCAGTTTGTCATCGTTAACACATTGTGCTACTTGTGGAGCTTGTTGGGACGTTGGGATAGTTGTTGAAGAGGAAATCTTTTTCTTGGTTTCAGCTGGAGACTGAGATTTTTTTAGACACTGTGTCACGAACAAGGGACCAAttggaacatttttaaagttctcagTTTGTTTTTGATCCTGAGACCATCTTTCCTCAAGGCTACAAAGAAAGCCTGAGTTAGTCTCACTGAAACTACCCCCTACCCCATGGGATGGACTGCTAAGAGGACTATTGCTAGCCCTGCTTTGAGCTAGCAGGAGGTGAGTGTATCTCTTGTAATGAGAAGGAATTGTCGAGGTACACAGAAGACCATCGGGACACTCTGCAAATTGTAATAAAGAAAAAGGTATTACAGTGTCATAGCACAGACTATATTTTGACAGTATCAACGTATAAATCAACACACAGTGTAGTCATCAGCCCTATATTGAGGCCTTAGGACAATAGCTCTTAACACAAATCAAAAGATCAGCATAAAATAACAGTAACCCAATATGTTTTTGCAAAGtgctagttattattttttaatcaaacaaATCTGAGCTCCTTTAAAATCCATATCATACTTACATTACATATTTCTTAAACAGGTGCTACAAACTGACACCATCACTTTCACTAGTTCACTATTGCTCaggcaataaagaataaaaaagactgaTATCTCCCTTAGAACGAGAGTTCTACTCCAATTTTTCTTATGGAACAACACAGATGTATGGCAATTGTAGTAACGAATTAGCTTCCATTATTTAGTAATAACAATCTTAATTAGTTATAGCTGTTTTTACCCTGGGCAATTTAGATTCTGTTCTAAGATTAGAAATTCAATTTGATACACTGGCTAATGAAGATCTGGAAACGGTTCCCCACCATACCATTATGattgggcagtggtcggcaaactcattagtcagcagagccaaacatcaacagtacaacaattgaaatttctttttagagccaaatttttaaaacttaaacttcttctaacgccagttcttcaaaatagactcgcccaggccgtggtattttgtggaagagccacactcaaggggccaaagagccacatgtggcttgcgagccgcagtttgccgaccacggtcttagtTTATTGCTTCCCTTGCTTGACTGGACTGATATGTCTGGCCTATTGCAGGTCCATTTAAAGACCACTATCTTTTATTGTAATCTTACCTGTTTCAGAGAGTGGCAGAGAATCCAAACACTCAAAGACATGCCATCGAGGTGTTTGACCTAGTAACGCGGAAAAAGGCATCTGGCAGTTTGGGCAGTATCCATCATACACCGGACGGATCTTTGGAGACACCTGTTTGGTTTTGTGAGTCCTACAGTGCTTTCCTGCTGTGGTCTTGCCTTGAGATTGCTGGGTACCATCTCCACAACTGGAATCCTGACTAGAAACTATAGAAGTCTGACTAGAAACGACAGAAGTCTGACTACAAACTATAGAAGTCTGGCTACCTGTTACTCCGATGCACACTTCAGGGCACTCTGCCTTCTCTTTAGCTTCCACAgttcttcttttgtttctgttACGCTTTGACTGGCATTTTCCATCTGTTGCTTTTTCTACAGATTT
Coding sequences:
- the DCLRE1A gene encoding DNA cross-link repair 1A protein, whose protein sequence is MLEDTFSEEDIWEYKSRRKPKPVHANNCPENIPKSVEKATDGKCQSKRNRNKRRTVEAKEKAECPEVCIGVTGSQTSIVCSQTSVVSSQTSIVSSQDSSCGDGTQQSQGKTTAGKHCRTHKTKQVSPKIRPVYDGYCPNCQMPFSALLGQTPRWHVFECLDSLPLSETECPDGLLCTSTIPSHYKRYTHLLLAQSRASNSPLSSPSHGVGGSFSETNSGFLCSLEERWSQDQKQTENFKNVPIGPLFVTQCLKKSQSPAETKKKISSSTTIPTSQQAPQVAQCVNDDKLVGAGLLLAGRLDSQNNSEHTNLPWPENDLSDCEISYSPLQSDEETYDTDEKLDDAQQELFFTESSKGGSPEEDDNGCTLFKNVHCPLLRNQQESGSEMNSFLTQERYNEELYTYGTLNDSSQPLFPNEGIILCHDPAYTDDGFFLFPPALAGGLASSSCQATAAKPDEPEVLSSPSNKQKQIIEESAVYNHISLPLLKSKMPKAFESQARGGCLSFHPTQSKIRELPSKNFSTKNNADSACSCRKALGGKRDSQVAVLNTETFSRTATSAKSLNMLPSGSQCNATQSSTKVMKQMDIGVYFGLPPKRKEEKPTGDSALEGMNSNPGVSPNKKRPRQCKRKAENSLSDPEFDAQNLSENWQSVEPSSKRARHQRKRLKKSDSLQEGMPQTRSDYLINKTKAGVNLSKDQVFITSPCGRLQRGNAKSPHSSPAGELRKRTCPFYKKIPGTGFTVDAFQYGVVEGCTAYFLTHFHSDHYAGLSKNFTSPVYCSEITANLLKNKLHVEEQYIHPLPMDTECIVNGVKVVLLDANHCPGAVMILFYLPNGNVVLHTGDFRADPTMERSLLVGLKVHTLYLDTTYCSPEYCFPSQQEVIQFAINTAFEAVTLNPRTLVVCGTYSIGKEKVFLAIADVIGSKVGMSREKYKTLQCLNIPEINSLITTDMSDALVHLLPMMQINFKGLQSHLKKYDGRYEQILAFRPTGWTHSNKLTSMTDVVPQTKGNISIYGIPYSEHSSYLEMKRFVQWLKPQKIIPTVNVGTWKSRHTMEEYFKEWKLEAGY